A single genomic interval of Helianthus annuus cultivar XRQ/B chromosome 13, HanXRQr2.0-SUNRISE, whole genome shotgun sequence harbors:
- the LOC110901550 gene encoding proline-rich extensin-like protein EPR1, with product MSTGPSSGLQHPRLSHQDHKDKRLAGILAKQVAKVVPQIVNTMPSSSDTGVSDTLDPIAIVSDNEILSESEVYTGDLPLLQVPAPLPLAVVPLEDLPHDEFAVDDIDLFLEGPPEGDQDGVALMDADVPFVDDPVVDPVVPLAEILADVPIADSVVPVEAPIEEAPFDLFSPYSFESVASASLHTQGIQHYASDSDSEMAMSVAPHDVDPDPEVEFLPDEPAPVGLEPVVSYDPIEAPAVARLPDPLPEPAHVDIPDIAPPVIVAPIELPPVSVVPVIDAPVIAPVVPVSAPVHADHASFASHIDPHYADTRNGWIEDDDYPPFVLPVTSPVAPVSTPTEIPLFHPHTSDVHRTDLPITFLQDIPPPVLGRFPHTAPSFVPKGEPFLWASPDVMPLSDPYHPYHVGYTIEDILISLQLQHDALSHRIQELERALLPPCHYQTPFAAPHTPLSFPPDSDVCFLTSEQQIAYLLRVIDALEED from the exons ATGTCGACTGGACCATCATCTGGACTCCAACACCCACGACTCTCTCATCAAGATCATAAGGACAAACGCCTTGCTGGCATCCTCGCCAAACAAGTGGCAAAGGTTGTGCCTCAGATCGTGA acaccatgccATCATCTTCAGATACTGGAGTATCGGATACTTTGGATCCTATAGCGATTGTGTCGGACAATGAGATTCTGTCAGAGAGTGAGGTCTACAC TGGGGACCTACCTCTTCTTCAGGTCCCTGCTCCTCTACCGCTTGCCGTAGTTCCTCTCGAGGATCTTCCTCATGATGAGTTCGCTGTTGATGACATTGATCTGTTCCTAGAGGGTCCCCCGGAGGGTGACCAGGATGGTGTGGCCCTCATGGATGCCGATGTCCCTTTTGTTGATGATCCTGTTGTCGACCCTGTTGTTCCCTTGGCTGAGATTCTTGCTGACGTGCCCATTGCTGATTCTGTTGTTCCAGTCGAGGCTCCCATTGAGGAGGCTCCTTTTGATCTGTTCAGTCCTTACTCTTTCGAGTCTGTAGCGTCCGCTTCACTGCACACCCAGGGCATACAGCACTATGCCTCTGATTCCGACTCAGaaatggcgatgtctgttgcgcCCCACGACGTTGACCCAGATCCGGAGGTCGAGTTTTTACCGGATGAGCCTGCTCCTGTTGGTCTGGAGCCGGTCGTTTCTTATGACCCTATTGAGGCCCCAGCTGTTGCACGTTTGCCAGACCCTTTACCTGAGCCTGCTCATGTCGATATACCAGACATAGCACCACCTGTCATTGTTGCTCCCATCGAGTTACCACCGGTTTCTGTTGTTCCCGTTATTGATGCACCCGTTATTGCACCGGTAGTACCTGTTTCAGCCCCTGTGCATGCTGACCATGCATCGTTTGCCTCTCACATTGATCCACATTATGCTgacacccgtaacgggtggatCGAGGATGATGACTACCCACCGTTTGTGCTACCTGTCACTTCTCCTGTAGCACCTGTTTCCACACCTACTGAGATTCCATTGTTCCATCCACACACCTCTGACGTCCATCGCACTGATCTCCCCATCACATTCCTCCAGGACATTCCGCCACCTgtcctggggagg TTCCCTCATACTGCACCATCATTCGTACCTAAGGGCGAGCCGTTTCTGTGGGCTTCGCCCGATGTTATGCCGTTGTCAGACCCGTACCACCCTTATCATGTGGGGTACACGATAGAGGACATACTCATCTCTCTACAGCTACAGCATGACGCATTGAGTCATCGCATTCAGGAGTTAGAGAGAGCTCTACTCCCTCCATGCCACTATCAGACTCCTTTTGCCGCACCACACACTCCCCTTTCGTTTCCCCCTGATTCGGATGTTTGTTTCCTTacatctgagcagcagattgcCTATTTGTTGCGTGTCATTGATGCCTTAGAGGAGGATTAG